In a genomic window of Candidatus Coatesbacteria bacterium:
- a CDS encoding redoxin domain-containing protein, with translation MLGRRYAANDKKKGVPPMRKLLLILLLPTLVLAAQAPLFQLEDTSGNDVKLSDYLGENVVLLDFWATSCAPCLAVMPHIQELHEKYEDDGLKVIGISEDLPRNLSSVKAKARELGVTYTIVLDKNAAALQAYQGGDTGIPFIVIIDSSGAICETFRRIQPGDEDKIESAVRDALGL, from the coding sequence ATGCTTGGCCGCCGTTACGCAGCCAACGACAAGAAAAAGGGAGTGCCACCGATGCGCAAGCTTCTGTTGATCCTGCTGCTGCCCACCCTCGTCCTCGCCGCCCAGGCCCCGCTGTTCCAGCTCGAGGACACCAGCGGCAACGATGTCAAACTGTCCGACTACCTGGGCGAGAACGTCGTCCTGCTCGATTTCTGGGCCACCAGTTGCGCCCCCTGCCTGGCCGTGATGCCCCACATCCAGGAGCTCCACGAGAAATACGAGGATGACGGCCTGAAGGTCATCGGCATCTCCGAGGACCTGCCGCGCAACCTCTCCTCCGTCAAGGCCAAGGCCCGCGAGCTGGGCGTGACCTACACCATCGTGCTGGACAAGAACGCTGCCGCGCTCCAGGCCTACCAGGGCGGCGACACCGGCATCCCCTTCATCGTGATCATCGACAGCTCCGGCGCCATCTGCGAGACCTTCCGCCGCATCCAGCCCGGCGACGAGGACAAGATCGAGAGCGCCGTCCGCGACGCCCTGGGACTCTAG